From the genome of Paraburkholderia flava, one region includes:
- a CDS encoding aspartate carbamoyltransferase has product MNVPQQAFLRDAMRRMNMTREAFASRIGVSRRALDTWLLPDDSQESRAMPEIVERFVSEIVVQGEPGEKHTQSVDSQSLASQMLFEGKPQLLSVDQFSRDSVEALFRVADIMQPIARRRKISRVLEGAVLGNLFFEASTRTRVSFGAAFCRLGGSVCDTTGFTFSSMAKGESIYDTSRVMSGYVDALVIRHPEQGSVAEFARATNVPVINGGDGPGEHPSQALLDLYTIQREFSRLGKIVDGAHIALVGDLKYGRTVHSLVKLLALYRGIKFTLVSPPMLEMPTYIVEQISRNGHVIEQTHDLTAGLRGADVVYATRIQKERFTDESFEGYTPDFQINQALVDGVCGADTLIMHPLPRDSRPGANDLSVDLNHDSRLAIFRQTDNGIPVRMAIFAVLLGVEKLVQHSMRDAAWRPPAYLGPDDAVFHGID; this is encoded by the coding sequence ATGAATGTCCCGCAGCAAGCCTTTCTCCGCGACGCGATGCGTCGCATGAACATGACCCGCGAGGCGTTCGCCAGCCGTATCGGCGTGTCGCGACGGGCGCTCGACACCTGGCTGCTGCCGGACGATTCGCAGGAATCGCGGGCGATGCCGGAGATCGTCGAGCGGTTTGTGTCGGAGATCGTCGTGCAGGGCGAGCCGGGCGAAAAGCATACGCAAAGCGTAGATTCGCAGTCGCTGGCGAGCCAGATGCTGTTCGAAGGCAAGCCGCAACTGCTGTCGGTCGACCAGTTCTCGCGCGACTCGGTGGAGGCGCTGTTTCGCGTCGCCGACATCATGCAGCCCATCGCGCGACGCCGGAAAATCTCCCGGGTGCTCGAAGGCGCGGTGCTCGGCAACCTGTTCTTCGAAGCGAGCACGCGTACGCGCGTGAGTTTCGGCGCGGCGTTCTGCCGGCTCGGCGGCTCGGTGTGCGATACGACCGGCTTCACGTTCTCGTCGATGGCGAAGGGCGAATCGATCTACGACACGAGCCGCGTGATGAGCGGCTATGTCGACGCGCTGGTGATCCGCCATCCGGAGCAAGGCTCGGTCGCCGAATTCGCGCGCGCGACCAACGTGCCCGTGATCAACGGCGGCGACGGCCCCGGCGAACACCCGAGCCAGGCGCTGCTCGACCTGTACACGATCCAGCGCGAATTCTCGCGGCTCGGCAAGATCGTCGACGGCGCGCATATCGCGCTCGTCGGCGACCTCAAATACGGGCGCACCGTGCATTCGCTCGTGAAGCTGCTCGCGCTGTATCGCGGCATCAAGTTCACGCTGGTGTCACCGCCGATGCTCGAGATGCCGACGTACATCGTCGAGCAGATTTCGCGTAACGGTCATGTGATCGAACAGACGCACGATCTCACGGCAGGGCTACGCGGCGCCGACGTCGTGTACGCGACGCGCATCCAGAAAGAGCGCTTCACCGACGAATCGTTCGAAGGTTATACGCCCGACTTCCAGATCAACCAGGCTTTAGTCGACGGCGTGTGCGGTGCGGACACCCTGATCATGCATCCGCTGCCGCGCGACAGCCGGCCCGGCGCGAACGATCTGAGCGTCGACCTGAATCACGACTCGCGACTCGCGATCTTCCGTCAGACCGACAACGGCATCCCGGTGCGGATGGCGATCTTCGCGGTGCTGCTAGGCGTCGAGAAACTGGTCCAACATTCGATGCGCGATGCGGCGTGGCGTCCGCCGGCTTATCTGGGCCCGGACGATGCGGTTTTTCATGGGATCGATTGA
- a CDS encoding STY0301 family protein, whose amino-acid sequence MTVDRWDLKGIDPYLVCRFEHTSKTVTLHAASSKSCVAGHKPFAAYCE is encoded by the coding sequence CTGACGGTTGATCGATGGGACTTGAAGGGAATCGATCCGTATCTGGTTTGCCGGTTTGAGCACACGTCGAAGACGGTCACGCTTCATGCAGCGTCATCGAAAAGCTGTGTTGCCGGGCATAAGCCGTTTGCTGCGTACTGTGAGTGA
- a CDS encoding xanthine dehydrogenase family protein molybdopterin-binding subunit translates to MTTAAPFIGQPLDRTDGVLKVTGEARYAAEFPEARLAHAVLVTSTIARGTIESIDTARAQSLPGVLLVMTYANAPRLPNNGRPALSPPAGRRLSLLQDNEVHYSNEPVAVVVADTLEHATDAARQLRITYRSVPATVDFTQARAHAYAPVKPQGRQTDTQRGDLAAGLRDANVRIDATYTTPMEHHNPMEPHATMAVWDGPHLTLYDSTQGVSGAKTAVAATLGLAPDDVHVISPFVGGGFGCKGSSWSHVSLCAMAAKQTSRPVRLVLERPQMFGPVGGRPFTEQRFTLGARRDGTLTAMRHDSFSNTSMIEDWTETCCMVTRMSYAVPNQVTTHRLVQLNVGTPTFMRAPGETTGSFALESAMDELAWALKMDPLALRLKNYADIEPQDNKPWSSKSLRECYERGAEKFGWSRRTPEPRSMRAGNTLIGLGMATATYPANRSEASALARILPDGTAMVASGTQDIGTGTYTVMTQVAADALGFAPANISFALGDSSLPRAPVSGGSQSVASVSPAVHDAATQVRNQLIALALADPASPVYGATADDITVDNGWVTRRSDPSRRDPAAAILARAGGRPIEARVTVKPGEEKARYAFHSFGSVFAEVHVDADLGTIRVARVVGTYGVGRLLNDKTAHSQLMGGIVWGIGAALEEATSLDLRYGRFVNANLAEYHVPVNADIGAIDVAFIDEVDPHINSLGTKGIGEIGITGVSAAIANAVFHATGVRVRDLPVTLDKVLVQA, encoded by the coding sequence ATGACGACCGCCGCTCCGTTCATCGGACAGCCGCTCGACCGTACCGATGGCGTGCTGAAGGTCACCGGCGAAGCCCGCTACGCAGCCGAATTTCCCGAAGCACGGCTCGCACATGCAGTGCTGGTGACGAGCACGATCGCACGCGGAACGATCGAGTCGATCGATACCGCACGTGCCCAGTCGCTGCCCGGCGTGCTGCTCGTGATGACGTACGCGAATGCACCACGTCTGCCGAACAACGGCCGGCCCGCGCTCTCGCCGCCCGCCGGACGCAGACTGTCGCTGCTGCAGGACAACGAGGTGCACTACAGCAACGAGCCGGTAGCGGTCGTCGTCGCCGACACGCTCGAACACGCGACCGACGCCGCGCGTCAGCTGCGCATCACATACCGCAGCGTCCCCGCGACGGTCGATTTCACGCAGGCCCGCGCGCACGCGTATGCACCCGTCAAACCGCAAGGCCGGCAGACCGACACGCAGCGCGGCGATCTCGCGGCCGGCCTGCGCGATGCCAACGTACGCATCGACGCGACGTACACAACACCGATGGAACACCACAACCCGATGGAGCCGCACGCGACGATGGCCGTGTGGGACGGCCCTCATCTGACGCTGTACGACTCGACGCAAGGCGTGAGCGGCGCGAAGACCGCGGTCGCGGCGACGCTCGGCCTCGCCCCTGACGACGTGCACGTGATCTCGCCGTTCGTCGGCGGCGGCTTTGGTTGCAAGGGCTCGTCGTGGTCGCACGTATCGCTGTGCGCGATGGCCGCGAAGCAGACCAGTCGTCCGGTGCGTCTCGTGCTGGAACGTCCGCAGATGTTTGGCCCTGTAGGCGGCCGGCCGTTTACCGAGCAGCGTTTCACGCTCGGCGCGCGCCGCGACGGCACGCTCACCGCGATGCGGCACGACAGCTTCTCGAACACGTCGATGATCGAGGACTGGACCGAGACCTGCTGCATGGTCACGCGAATGTCGTACGCGGTGCCGAACCAGGTGACCACACACCGTCTCGTGCAGTTGAACGTCGGCACGCCGACTTTCATGCGCGCGCCCGGCGAAACGACCGGTTCGTTCGCGCTCGAATCGGCGATGGACGAACTCGCGTGGGCGCTGAAAATGGACCCGCTCGCGCTGCGTCTGAAGAACTACGCCGACATCGAGCCGCAGGACAACAAGCCGTGGTCGAGCAAGTCGTTGCGCGAATGCTATGAGCGCGGCGCGGAGAAATTCGGCTGGTCGCGGCGCACGCCCGAACCGCGCTCGATGCGCGCGGGCAATACGCTGATCGGGCTCGGCATGGCGACCGCGACGTACCCGGCGAACCGCAGCGAAGCATCGGCGCTCGCACGCATCCTGCCGGACGGCACCGCGATGGTCGCGTCGGGCACGCAGGACATCGGCACCGGCACGTACACCGTGATGACCCAGGTCGCCGCCGATGCACTCGGCTTCGCCCCCGCGAACATCAGCTTCGCGCTCGGCGATTCGTCGCTGCCGCGCGCGCCGGTGTCGGGCGGCTCGCAGTCGGTCGCGAGCGTATCGCCGGCCGTGCACGACGCGGCCACCCAGGTGCGCAACCAGTTGATCGCGCTCGCACTCGCGGATCCCGCTTCGCCGGTGTACGGCGCAACCGCCGACGACATCACCGTCGACAACGGCTGGGTCACGCGTCGCTCGGACCCGTCGCGGCGCGATCCGGCCGCAGCGATTCTCGCGCGTGCAGGCGGCCGGCCGATCGAAGCGCGCGTGACCGTCAAGCCCGGCGAAGAAAAGGCGCGCTACGCGTTCCACTCGTTCGGCTCCGTGTTCGCCGAAGTGCACGTCGACGCGGACCTCGGAACGATCCGCGTGGCACGCGTAGTCGGCACGTACGGCGTCGGGCGGCTGCTCAACGACAAAACCGCGCACAGCCAGTTGATGGGCGGCATCGTGTGGGGCATCGGTGCGGCACTAGAAGAAGCGACGTCGCTCGATCTGCGTTACGGACGCTTCGTCAACGCGAACCTCGCCGAGTACCACGTGCCGGTCAACGCGGACATCGGCGCGATCGACGTCGCGTTCATCGACGAGGTGGACCCGCATATCAACTCGCTCGGCACGAAGGGGATCGGCGAGATCGGTATCACGGGGGTGTCGGCGGCGATCGCGAATGCGGTGTTTCATGCGACCGGCGTGCGCGTGCGGGATCTGCCGGTGACGCTCGACAAGGTGCTCGTACAAGCTTGA
- a CDS encoding substrate-binding domain-containing protein, with protein MLCVLGCAWFGTMAAAHADEVKVMISGGFAAAYRELGPQFEHESGDTLATAWGPSMGTTQNAIPVRLARGEPADVLIMVGYALDDLVKAGKVVPGSKVDFARSPIGIAVRDGAPKPDIHSDDALRRALLDAKSIAYSDSASGVYIGNELFKKLGIEDQVKGKSRMIPAEPVGNVVARGEAEIGFQQVSELLPVKGVTVVGKLPDDVQQYTMYSAGVAAGSKDPAGAAALIRFLASPEAASVIRKTGLEPLAQ; from the coding sequence ATGTTGTGCGTGTTGGGATGCGCATGGTTCGGCACGATGGCTGCGGCGCACGCGGACGAAGTGAAGGTGATGATCTCCGGTGGTTTCGCGGCGGCGTATCGTGAGCTGGGTCCGCAGTTCGAGCACGAGAGCGGCGATACGCTCGCTACCGCATGGGGGCCGTCGATGGGCACGACGCAGAATGCGATACCCGTGCGCCTCGCGCGCGGCGAACCCGCCGACGTATTGATCATGGTCGGCTATGCGCTCGACGATCTGGTGAAGGCCGGCAAGGTCGTGCCCGGCAGCAAGGTGGATTTCGCGCGCTCGCCGATCGGCATCGCAGTGCGCGACGGCGCGCCGAAACCCGACATCCATTCCGACGATGCATTGCGCCGCGCGTTGCTCGACGCGAAATCGATCGCGTATTCGGACAGTGCTAGCGGCGTCTATATCGGCAACGAGTTGTTCAAGAAACTCGGCATCGAAGATCAGGTGAAGGGCAAGAGCCGGATGATTCCCGCCGAGCCGGTCGGCAACGTCGTCGCGCGCGGCGAAGCGGAGATCGGGTTTCAGCAGGTCAGCGAACTGCTGCCGGTGAAGGGCGTGACGGTTGTCGGCAAACTGCCCGACGACGTGCAGCAATACACGATGTATTCGGCTGGTGTTGCTGCGGGGTCGAAAGATCCGGCGGGTGCGGCTGCGTTGATTCGTTTTCTTGCGTCGCCGGAAGCGGCGTCGGTGATTCGGAAGACGGGGTTGGAGCCGCTGGCGCAGTGA
- a CDS encoding 2Fe-2S iron-sulfur cluster-binding protein: protein MSRHSKHQGPVDDTDPSPTSSSPQPVQPSRRRFLQSAAAAATVGAVPYAHAQTTAAPVRQPASQPITHPPVPERTVTLNVNGRDYALQLEPRVTVLDALREYIGLTGTKKGCDRGQCGACTVLAGGRRINSCLTLAVMHEGEAITTVEGLAHNDVLSPIQRAFIAHDAFQCGYCTPGQLCSATALLHEFDAGAASTVTADVRRRPPQLSDDEIRERMSGNLCRCGAYPNIVAAVRTVHAGKTGAA, encoded by the coding sequence ATGTCCCGTCATTCCAAACATCAGGGTCCGGTCGACGACACCGACCCCTCGCCCACGTCTTCGTCGCCTCAACCTGTTCAACCGTCCCGCCGACGTTTTCTGCAATCGGCAGCGGCAGCGGCCACGGTCGGCGCAGTGCCGTACGCACATGCGCAGACAACAGCCGCACCCGTACGCCAACCGGCATCGCAACCCATCACGCATCCGCCGGTGCCCGAGCGCACCGTCACGCTCAACGTGAACGGCCGCGACTATGCGTTGCAACTCGAACCGCGCGTGACGGTGCTCGATGCGTTGCGCGAATATATTGGCCTCACGGGCACGAAGAAAGGCTGCGACCGTGGTCAGTGCGGCGCATGCACGGTACTCGCCGGCGGCCGTCGCATCAACTCGTGTCTGACGCTCGCGGTGATGCATGAAGGCGAAGCGATCACGACCGTCGAAGGGCTCGCGCACAACGACGTGCTGAGTCCGATCCAGCGCGCGTTCATCGCACATGATGCATTCCAGTGCGGCTACTGTACGCCGGGGCAACTGTGCTCCGCGACCGCGCTGCTGCATGAGTTCGATGCGGGCGCCGCGAGCACGGTCACCGCCGATGTGCGGCGTCGTCCGCCGCAACTCAGCGACGACGAAATCCGCGAACGGATGAGCGGCAACCTCTGTCGCTGCGGTGCGTATCCGAACATCGTCGCGGCGGTGCGCACAGTACACGCCGGCAAAACCGGCGCAGCATAG
- the ftrA gene encoding transcriptional regulator FtrA, producing MNDHLVVALVYDRLCTFEFGCVTELFALDRPELDVDWYRFAVCAGEPGPIRAAGGITLAAPYTLRMLDRASTIVVPGWRDPDETPPEPLLRKIRAAYRRGARLCSICSGVFVLAAAGVLDGKTVTTHWRYADRLQKRYPQLQVQPDALYVDEGQIITSAGSAAGIDMLLHLVRRDHGRAIANRVAQRLVVPPHREGGQTQFVPRPLPPDDSGRLAKLMDWVRAHPAAPHTLDSLAQRAAMSPRTLQRQFRDATGMAPYEWLLRERVAIARELLETHTRMPMARIAERAGFGSEESFRRHFRRIALTSPGAYRRKFGSAPT from the coding sequence ATGAATGATCATCTCGTCGTCGCGCTGGTCTACGACCGGCTCTGCACCTTCGAATTCGGCTGCGTGACCGAACTGTTCGCGCTCGATCGGCCGGAACTCGACGTCGACTGGTACCGCTTCGCGGTGTGTGCGGGCGAGCCGGGGCCGATTCGCGCGGCGGGCGGCATTACGCTGGCAGCACCGTACACGCTGCGGATGCTCGACCGCGCATCGACGATCGTCGTGCCTGGCTGGCGCGATCCCGACGAAACGCCACCGGAGCCGCTGCTGCGCAAGATCCGCGCAGCGTACCGGCGCGGCGCTCGACTGTGCTCGATCTGTTCGGGCGTGTTCGTGCTCGCGGCGGCCGGCGTGCTCGACGGCAAGACGGTCACGACGCACTGGCGCTACGCGGATCGATTGCAGAAGCGCTATCCGCAACTGCAGGTGCAGCCCGATGCGCTATATGTCGACGAAGGGCAGATCATCACGTCGGCGGGATCGGCGGCGGGGATCGACATGCTGCTGCATCTCGTGCGCCGCGATCACGGCCGCGCGATCGCGAATCGCGTTGCGCAGCGGCTCGTCGTACCGCCGCATCGTGAAGGCGGTCAGACGCAGTTCGTGCCGCGTCCGCTGCCGCCGGACGACAGCGGGCGTCTCGCGAAACTGATGGACTGGGTGCGCGCGCATCCCGCTGCACCCCACACGCTCGATTCGCTCGCGCAGCGTGCGGCGATGAGCCCGCGCACGTTGCAACGCCAGTTTCGCGACGCAACCGGGATGGCGCCGTACGAGTGGCTGTTGCGCGAACGGGTGGCGATTGCGCGCGAACTGCTCGAGACGCACACGCGGATGCCGATGGCGCGCATCGCGGAGCGCGCCGGTTTCGGTTCGGAGGAATCGTTTCGCCGGCACTTCCGGCGCATCGCGTTGACGAGCCCCGGCGCGTACCGGCGCAAGTTCGGCAGCGCGCCGACCTGA
- a CDS encoding FAD binding domain-containing protein, whose translation MDAISYERAGDVAAALRAAQQPGTMFIGGGTNLLDLMKGGVERPAKLVDITRIPGLDTISTLPDGGLRIGALVRNSDMANHAWVRERYPLLSQALLAGASAQLRNMATVGGNLMQRTRCPYFYDTAFAQCNKREPGSGCAAIGGHNRMHAILGASAQCIAVNPSDMSVALVALDALVRVSSPSGERVVPFANFHRLPGDRPEFDTTLQPGELITAVDLPPPLFSEHTHYLKVRDRASYAFALVSVAAALQLDGNTVRSARIALGGVAHKPWRASAAEARLANQPLTDATLRDAAAAALQDARAQRDNGFKIALAQRAIVRALNQAAGRQGGVA comes from the coding sequence ATGGATGCAATCTCCTACGAACGCGCCGGCGACGTCGCCGCTGCGCTGCGTGCCGCACAACAGCCGGGCACGATGTTTATCGGAGGCGGCACGAATCTGCTCGATCTGATGAAGGGCGGCGTCGAACGGCCTGCGAAGCTCGTCGACATCACGCGCATTCCCGGGCTCGACACGATCTCGACGCTGCCCGACGGCGGCCTGCGCATAGGCGCGCTGGTGCGCAACAGTGACATGGCGAATCACGCATGGGTGCGCGAGCGTTACCCGCTGCTGTCGCAGGCGCTGCTCGCCGGTGCATCCGCGCAGTTGCGCAACATGGCGACGGTCGGCGGCAATCTGATGCAGCGCACGCGTTGCCCGTACTTCTACGACACCGCGTTCGCTCAATGCAACAAGCGCGAGCCCGGCAGCGGCTGCGCGGCGATCGGCGGCCACAACCGCATGCACGCGATCCTCGGTGCGAGCGCGCAATGCATCGCGGTCAATCCGTCCGACATGAGCGTCGCACTCGTGGCACTCGATGCGCTCGTGCGCGTCAGCAGTCCCAGCGGCGAACGCGTGGTGCCGTTCGCGAACTTCCATCGTCTGCCGGGCGATCGTCCTGAATTCGACACGACGTTACAGCCCGGCGAACTGATCACCGCCGTCGATCTGCCGCCGCCGCTCTTCAGCGAGCACACGCACTATCTGAAGGTGCGTGATCGCGCGAGCTATGCGTTCGCGCTGGTGTCGGTCGCAGCGGCGCTGCAACTCGACGGCAATACCGTGCGCAGCGCACGCATCGCGCTCGGCGGTGTCGCACATAAACCGTGGCGTGCGAGCGCGGCGGAAGCGCGGCTCGCGAACCAGCCGCTCACCGACGCAACGCTGCGCGATGCCGCTGCCGCCGCATTGCAGGACGCACGCGCGCAACGCGACAACGGTTTCAAGATCGCGCTCGCGCAGCGCGCGATCGTCCGTGCATTGAATCAGGCCGCGGGGCGGCAAGGAGGTGTCGCATGA
- a CDS encoding rhodanese-like domain-containing protein: MTATALAHAQDNPVTAIAAADSDAALAHFQRSLQFETDCSDVAAALATPSPGFVLLDVRGPALFAQGHVPGAVNLPHGKIVASKLAAYPADTLFVTYCAGPHCNGATRGAIRLAQLGRPVKIMIGGITGWIDEGLTLAT, encoded by the coding sequence ATGACTGCTACTGCCCTCGCCCACGCACAGGACAACCCCGTCACCGCCATTGCCGCTGCCGACAGCGACGCCGCGCTCGCGCATTTCCAGCGCTCATTGCAATTCGAAACCGATTGCTCCGATGTGGCCGCAGCACTCGCCACGCCGTCGCCAGGTTTCGTACTGCTCGACGTGCGCGGCCCCGCGCTCTTCGCGCAGGGACACGTGCCGGGCGCGGTGAATCTGCCGCACGGCAAGATCGTCGCGTCGAAGCTCGCCGCGTATCCCGCCGACACGCTGTTCGTCACCTATTGCGCCGGGCCGCACTGCAACGGCGCGACGCGCGGCGCGATCCGCCTCGCGCAGCTTGGGCGGCCGGTGAAGATCATGATCGGCGGAATCACGGGGTGGATCGACGAGGGCCTGACGTTGGCAACGTAA
- the dapA gene encoding 4-hydroxy-tetrahydrodipicolinate synthase, whose protein sequence is MSIFSGIWIPIVTPFADGAVDHAALRQLIGVYADAGVSGLVALGTTGEPAALDAREQDAVLATVLDAAGSLPVLAGVSGNRDASVRERIRQLNEQPVAGVLVSAPYYIRPAQRGLVDYFTGLADLSTKPVVLYDIPARTGVRLDTDTLLTLAAHPRIEAIKDCSGSLDTRLALILDGRLKVLAGDDMDIFPTLCLGGSGAISASAHLRPERFVALHRAVAEGRLDDARAIYHALVPLIHALTEEPNPGPVKAALAAQGLLRDELRAPMTSVTDDLRRRLAQLVAV, encoded by the coding sequence ATGTCTATTTTTTCGGGTATCTGGATTCCCATCGTCACGCCGTTCGCCGACGGCGCCGTCGATCACGCCGCGTTGCGGCAGCTGATCGGCGTGTATGCGGACGCAGGCGTGTCGGGGCTGGTCGCGCTCGGCACGACCGGCGAGCCGGCCGCGCTCGACGCGCGCGAACAGGATGCGGTGCTCGCGACCGTGCTCGACGCGGCCGGTTCGCTGCCGGTGCTGGCGGGCGTGTCCGGCAACCGCGACGCGAGTGTGCGCGAGCGCATCCGTCAACTGAACGAGCAGCCGGTGGCCGGTGTGCTGGTGTCCGCGCCGTACTACATCCGGCCCGCGCAGCGCGGGTTGGTCGATTACTTCACGGGGCTCGCCGATCTGAGCACGAAGCCCGTCGTGCTGTACGACATTCCGGCGCGGACCGGCGTGCGGCTCGACACCGACACGCTGTTGACGCTCGCCGCGCATCCGCGCATCGAGGCGATCAAGGACTGTTCGGGTTCGCTCGATACGCGGCTCGCGCTGATTCTCGACGGTCGGCTGAAGGTGCTGGCCGGCGACGATATGGACATCTTTCCGACGCTGTGTCTCGGCGGCAGCGGTGCGATCTCGGCGTCCGCGCATCTGCGGCCCGAGCGGTTCGTCGCGCTGCATCGTGCGGTTGCAGAAGGGCGGTTGGACGACGCACGCGCGATCTATCACGCGCTCGTGCCGTTGATCCACGCGCTGACGGAGGAGCCAAATCCCGGCCCGGTGAAGGCAGCGCTGGCCGCGCAGGGTTTGCTGCGCGACGAGTTGCGCGCGCCGATGACGTCGGTGACCGACGATCTGCGAAGGCGGCTCGCACAGCTTGTCGCGGTGTGA
- a CDS encoding glutamate/aspartate ABC transporter substrate-binding protein, with product MKRFAPPALVFCAALACAALSLSQSAVADDLGPTLTKIQSSNLIAIGHRETSTPFSYMDANNKVVGFSQDLCDRVIDAVKARTGRPTLQVRFIPVTSQNRISLVQNGTVDLECGVTTNLTSRQNQVAFSDTFFVATTRLLTRKDSGIKDFPDLAGKTVVTNQGTTSERIIRKMNEEKKMNMQIISAKDYGEGRLTLETGRAVAYMMDDVLLAGTRSLTAKPSDWAIVGTPQSSEAYGFMMRKDDPAFKRLVDDAMTHTMKSASFTALYDKWFIKPVPPKNLSFDFPMSDSLRALYANPNDRAFE from the coding sequence ATGAAACGCTTCGCTCCGCCCGCCCTCGTGTTCTGCGCCGCGCTCGCGTGCGCCGCGTTGTCACTGTCGCAGTCCGCTGTCGCCGACGATCTCGGCCCGACGCTCACGAAAATCCAGTCGAGCAATCTGATCGCAATCGGTCACCGCGAAACGTCGACGCCGTTTTCGTACATGGACGCGAACAACAAGGTCGTTGGGTTCTCGCAGGATCTGTGCGACCGCGTCATCGATGCGGTGAAAGCCCGCACCGGCCGGCCCACGCTGCAGGTGCGCTTCATCCCGGTGACGTCGCAGAACCGCATCTCGCTCGTGCAGAACGGCACGGTCGATCTCGAATGCGGCGTGACGACCAACCTGACGTCGCGGCAGAATCAGGTCGCGTTTTCCGACACGTTCTTCGTCGCGACGACGCGTCTGCTGACGCGCAAGGACTCCGGCATCAAGGACTTTCCGGACCTCGCGGGCAAGACGGTCGTGACGAATCAGGGCACGACGTCCGAGCGCATCATCAGAAAGATGAACGAAGAGAAGAAGATGAACATGCAGATCATCAGCGCGAAGGATTACGGCGAAGGCCGGCTCACGCTCGAAACCGGACGCGCGGTGGCCTACATGATGGACGACGTGCTGCTCGCGGGCACGCGCTCGCTGACCGCGAAGCCGTCGGACTGGGCGATCGTCGGTACGCCGCAGTCGTCGGAAGCGTATGGCTTCATGATGCGCAAGGACGATCCAGCGTTCAAGCGGCTCGTCGACGATGCAATGACGCACACGATGAAAAGCGCCAGCTTCACCGCGCTGTACGACAAGTGGTTCATAAAGCCGGTGCCGCCGAAGAACCTGAGCTTCGATTTTCCGATGAGCGATTCGCTGCGCGCGCTGTACGCGAATCCGAACGACAGGGCATTCGAGTAA
- a CDS encoding Lrp/AsnC family transcriptional regulator, translating into MKTPAKSPAKASPSVAVDPVVQTPARTLRNPASPAAKLDDTDRRLLALLSEDATRSYADLGQALHLSPPAVHERVKRLKRDGVIRGTVAALDGGKLGRPLLAFVHVDTTSWAVTRHLLALKELPDVEEIHTVTGDSAMLLKVRTRDTQTLEDLLERIHSIEGFTGTRSYIALSTYLERGPSPEE; encoded by the coding sequence ATGAAAACTCCCGCTAAATCCCCGGCAAAAGCCTCTCCCAGCGTTGCGGTCGACCCGGTCGTGCAGACGCCCGCCCGCACGCTGCGCAACCCGGCGTCGCCGGCTGCGAAGCTCGACGATACGGATCGGCGTCTGCTTGCGTTGTTGTCGGAGGACGCGACGCGTAGCTATGCCGATCTCGGGCAGGCGCTGCATCTGTCGCCGCCCGCAGTGCACGAGCGCGTGAAGCGGCTCAAGCGCGACGGTGTGATTCGCGGCACGGTCGCGGCGCTCGACGGCGGCAAGCTGGGGCGACCGCTGCTCGCGTTCGTGCACGTCGACACGACGAGCTGGGCCGTCACGCGGCATCTACTGGCGTTGAAGGAGTTGCCTGACGTCGAGGAGATTCACACCGTCACCGGCGACAGCGCGATGCTGCTGAAGGTACGCACGCGCGATACACAGACGCTCGAAGACCTGCTCGAGCGGATTCATTCGATCGAAGGATTCACCGGCACGCGCAGCTATATCGCGCTGTCGACGTATCTGGAGCGCGGGCCGAGCCCGGAGGAATGA
- a CDS encoding DUF2000 domain-containing protein — protein sequence MEFDTKVVIVVLDDLPVWQKLNVTAFLATGIVDLAPEAMGEERYEDAQGRPYARLLAQPMIIYAADPEGLLRAWRKGIERELARAAYVRAMFSSGHDAANRAVFRAEPADAPDLVGLALRGPRNAIDKTVKGLALHS from the coding sequence ATGGAATTCGATACCAAAGTCGTCATCGTCGTTCTCGACGATCTCCCCGTCTGGCAAAAACTCAACGTCACCGCTTTTCTCGCAACCGGCATCGTCGATCTCGCGCCCGAAGCGATGGGCGAAGAACGCTACGAAGATGCGCAAGGCCGGCCGTACGCACGCCTGCTCGCGCAGCCGATGATCATCTACGCCGCCGATCCCGAAGGTCTGCTGCGCGCGTGGCGCAAAGGCATCGAACGCGAACTCGCGCGCGCCGCGTACGTGCGTGCGATGTTCTCAAGTGGCCACGATGCAGCGAACCGCGCGGTGTTCCGCGCCGAACCCGCCGACGCCCCCGACCTCGTCGGCCTTGCGTTACGCGGTCCGCGCAACGCGATCGACAAGACCGTCAAAGGGCTCGCGCTGCATTCGTGA